Part of the uncultured Desulfobacter sp. genome, CCGGCCCTTGATGTTGTAAGAGATGCTGTGCTTTACTGTACGCCGGGAGCATCAAATTTCTACCATGATACGGATGAGGATCAAATAATGATTCAACTGGATCAAGAAGGCTTGATACCATTCAATTATCTTAGCGATGGTTTTCGGAATATGGTTGCCATGGTGGCAGATATAGCACATCGAGCTTCTCGCCTTAATCCACATTTAGCCGCTAATGCTGGCAAAGAAACTACAGGCGTTGTCCTGATTGATGAAATTGATCTGCACTTGCACCCTAAATGGCAACGCCGGGTAGCCTCTGATCTCCAGAAAGCATTTCCCAAGCTACAATTCATCGCTACAACGCATTCGCCCTTTATCCTTCAGTCTCTGGAACCGGGCCAGGTTATTGATCTGGAGCAGACACTATCCGATGACCAGATAGGTGTACTCCAGCCTGGTATTGCGGCTCCCGGGCCAGGACATTCATTTAGCAACCGTTCCATTGAGGATATTGTCGAAGAAATCATGGGAATCCCTGTGCCTCAGCGCAGCGAACGGTATCAGAAAATGTATAAAGTAGCTCAAGATTATTACCGCATTTTAAAAGAGGCAAAAACCGTTAAAGACGATCAAAAAGAGCAACTTAAACAAAGATTGGATGAGTTATCCGCACCTTATAGTGACAATGTTGCCTACCATGCTTTTCTTGAAATGGAGCGGATAGCTGCAGGATTAGGTCAAACAAAAAAACAGGGAGAAGAATAAATGCGTCCTGTTATCAGAGGAAATAGACCTGCTGACGAACAGGGTCATGATATCCAATTCGGTGAGTATGCCAAAGCCAGGGGAGAGCTAATTTGTCGAATGGGGGAATACTGTTCTTACTGTGAAATGCACCTGGATTCGTCCTTGGCGGTTGAGCACGTCCAACCTAAGAAACCTCCTGGTGCGGCCCAGGACGACCCAGAACGCACCCTCAACTGGGATAACTTTCTTTTGGCCTGTACCAACTGCAACTCTACGAAGGGTAATGTTGATATTGATTTGGATCAGTTTCTCTGGCCAGATCGTGACAATACCTTTCGCGCTTTGAAATACTCTGAAGGAGGGATCATTGAACCTGCTCTGGATAACGATCTTGCAGATAAAGCCGCAAATACAATCGCACTTACTGGATTGGATAAGCATCCGTTAAATGACCCCAAGGCCTCTGATCGACGCTGGAGGAATCGTCGAGAGACTTGGGACATTGCCCAACGCTCAAAAAAACACCTTCTCGAATGCGATACTCCGGCAATGAGAGAACAAATCATTCTTACGGCGACCGGACATGCCTACTGGAGTGTTTGGATGACTGTATTCAAAGATGATCATGACATGCTGAGACGCATCTTGGATGCCTTTCCGGGAACTTGCCATGCATGTTTCGATGCAGTCAATGGCTACACAGCTGTTGCGAGACATGGGGGCCAATGTTGACGGTTTAGGCCCAAAACAAGCGTGAAATAAAGATCGAAACAAAGGAAAAAACCTCGAAACGCCTGTCAATATTAGTTATAGTGAGTTTTCCAGAACAAACTAAACAAATATGAGAGGACGTTTCGAGTGAATAAAAATATCAGCAAAAAATTGGCAAAACGCAAGAAAAAAATAAGCAAAATACTCAACAAAAGAGATTGGGATGAACAACCGGCCCCGATGTTTAAAGCCTCCAATATTCAATACGAGATTGACGGCCGTCTTCAAGGTATCGGCGCGTGTCAAGCAAGTTGTCGCCTTTTCTATAATATTTTCTAATTTTGCCGCACAACCCCCTCATGACCTCCGACGGGTAATTGGGGGCCCATTCTCAGCCATGAGGGAGTTGTGCTAATGCCGTGCTAAATTCCAACGATCAAGCAAGCCTTTTTCCAGCAGCGGTTTCAGGCTTTAACCGCTTGAATTTTTTCAAACTTACTTCTGTAATTGGCTTCCAGGCTCTTGTTCCCTTGGACCACCTTTCAGGATTCTTCAACCGGGCTTCCATATACACTTTATGTCGATCCTCAAGGATTTGAACATCTTTTCCGCGGTGTCTGTCATCAGGAGTAACAAAATTGAGACTGCTATGGAAATGCACAGTATTATACCAAGTGACAAAATTATCCGCCCAATCTCTTGCTTTAATTACATTTTCAAATGGCTTTTCCGGATAATTCGGCCTGTATTTCATTGTTCTGAACAATGACTCTGAAAAAGGGTTATCATTGCTGACACTGGGCCGGCTAAAGGACGGCATGACCCCTAAGTCTTGCAGCTTGGCCAACATAGTTGCTGATTTCATTGGAGATCCGTTATCAGAATGCAAAATAATCTGTTTTTTTGATATCTTTTCACGAATGCAGGCGTCTGCTATCAAATCTGAGGCAAATTCTCCGGACTCCGATTCATAAACCTGGCAGGCGACAGCTTTCCGGCTGTATAGATCCATCACCATATAAAGGTAATAGAATTGACCTTTCACTGATGAAGGCAAATATGTAATATCCCAGGACCATATCTGATTAGGACCACATGCCGTGAATGTTTCCGGGCTATGTCTATGCACTGGATTGCTTGCCTGACGGTGCTCGTTCATCTTCAGCGTTCTCAAAATTCTATACATTGTAGACTCAGATCCCATATAGATACCCTGATCAGCAAGCTTTGGAACGATTTGATTGGGGCTGAAATCTGCATATTCCTGAGATTTCAGTACATTGACAATGTTATCTTGCTCTTCAACCGACAACTTATTGGCAGGAACGGCACGAGAACCCTTACGGTGATCTGTTGTCCCCTGCTTTTTCCAGCGCTGAATCGTTCGCACTGTTAATCCCAATAATTGTGCCGCCTTACTTTTACCGGCGCCGGCTTGGCAGGCCTCAGATATCAAGGTTAACACGGACCGTTTATCCTCAGAGGTTATCAATCTTCCTCTGGCTCCCCCCAGATCGCCTGGGCTTTTTTTTTAAGAACCAGCAAGGCCGCTGTTTCTGCAAGTGCTTTTTCTTTACGGGAAAGGTCGCGTCTTAAAGAGGATATTTCTTTTTTATATTGTTTTTCCTTTTCACTTTGCCTTTTATCTGCAGTGTTTGACATACCGGAAACGGCATCTTTTCTCCATTGCTCCAAGTGATGGCAAAAAATTCCTTTTTTACGGCACCAGGCAACACATTCTTCAGAAGTCATAGTTCCTGTTTCTATAAGTGCTGAAATTCTTTGCTCAGAAGACCAGTCTTTGGGGCGTTTCGCTTTTGATTTCAATGCAGTGTTGCCGCTTTCTTTATATTGTCTTAGCCATTTTCCGATTGTTGATCGGCCAACTCCGAATTCTTGCGATATCTCATGGTGGGGTTTGTTGCCCAGTAGTACCTTTTGTAACACAGCCTCTTTGATTTGGATAGAATGTCCCATTTTTATAACCTCAATGCCCCGAATTTAATTTTCAATTGAGGCGACATCTATCCTGACACAGGGGGGTATTGCCCCAGGCGGTATCGGTCTGATTCATATGCTTGCAAAAAAGACCGGTCTTCTCAAAGAAATCGATAAGGATCTTGAGCTGCTTAAACGCCATTTGCCCTACCATGAATCAGATCATGTCGCCAACATGGCATATAATATTCTTGCCGGGGGCACCTGCCTTCAGGATATTGAGCTGCTCAGAAACAATGAAGCCTGGCTTAATGCTCTGGGTGCCGAAGTTATCCCTGATCCTACAACAGCAGGAGACTTTTTGCGCCGGTTTTCCATAAAAGATATCATAACCTTGCTGGACATCAAAAATACCATCCGAAAAAAGGTGTGGGAAAAACAACCGGAAAACTTCAAGAAAGAAGCCATCATCAATATCGACGGCACAATTAGTGAGACAACCGGAGAATGCAAGCAAGGTATAGACATCTCTTACAACGGCAAGTGGGGATATGCCCCACTTGTGGTATCTCTGGAAAAAACTCGTGAGCCTTTATACATCATCAATCGGTCGGGAAATGCTCCGTCCCACCTTGGCTCTGCGAAATGGGTGG contains:
- a CDS encoding AAA family ATPase produces the protein MQIKNIIIRNFRRYDDVTFFFHQNFNVLIGNNGKGKTTILDALAIMLNTYFQGSGIQTGGGSIKKDDARLLVREKEGQVFREFQSEVWLKASAQIDGQIWEWRRNKGDRGGEAKDFVNLGAVAREKVKQGNDPNMPLLLYYGAGRLWDIHRNIQTEKPGSQLDAYRYCLDPKSDQNAFEKWFKKLAYSELQKRQKIPALDVVRDAVLYCTPGASNFYHDTDEDQIMIQLDQEGLIPFNYLSDGFRNMVAMVADIAHRASRLNPHLAANAGKETTGVVLIDEIDLHLHPKWQRRVASDLQKAFPKLQFIATTHSPFILQSLEPGQVIDLEQTLSDDQIGVLQPGIAAPGPGHSFSNRSIEDIVEEIMGIPVPQRSERYQKMYKVAQDYYRILKEAKTVKDDQKEQLKQRLDELSAPYSDNVAYHAFLEMERIAAGLGQTKKQGEE
- a CDS encoding transposase codes for the protein MGHSIQIKEAVLQKVLLGNKPHHEISQEFGVGRSTIGKWLRQYKESGNTALKSKAKRPKDWSSEQRISALIETGTMTSEECVAWCRKKGIFCHHLEQWRKDAVSGMSNTADKRQSEKEKQYKKEISSLRRDLSRKEKALAETAALLVLKKKAQAIWGEPEED
- a CDS encoding IS3 family transposase, producing MITSEDKRSVLTLISEACQAGAGKSKAAQLLGLTVRTIQRWKKQGTTDHRKGSRAVPANKLSVEEQDNIVNVLKSQEYADFSPNQIVPKLADQGIYMGSESTMYRILRTLKMNEHRQASNPVHRHSPETFTACGPNQIWSWDITYLPSSVKGQFYYLYMVMDLYSRKAVACQVYESESGEFASDLIADACIREKISKKQIILHSDNGSPMKSATMLAKLQDLGVMPSFSRPSVSNDNPFSESLFRTMKYRPNYPEKPFENVIKARDWADNFVTWYNTVHFHSSLNFVTPDDRHRGKDVQILEDRHKVYMEARLKNPERWSKGTRAWKPITEVSLKKFKRLKPETAAGKRLA
- a CDS encoding HNH endonuclease → MRPVIRGNRPADEQGHDIQFGEYAKARGELICRMGEYCSYCEMHLDSSLAVEHVQPKKPPGAAQDDPERTLNWDNFLLACTNCNSTKGNVDIDLDQFLWPDRDNTFRALKYSEGGIIEPALDNDLADKAANTIALTGLDKHPLNDPKASDRRWRNRRETWDIAQRSKKHLLECDTPAMREQIILTATGHAYWSVWMTVFKDDHDMLRRILDAFPGTCHACFDAVNGYTAVARHGGQC
- a CDS encoding transposase, with protein sequence MIHMLAKKTGLLKEIDKDLELLKRHLPYHESDHVANMAYNILAGGTCLQDIELLRNNEAWLNALGAEVIPDPTTAGDFLRRFSIKDIITLLDIKNTIRKKVWEKQPENFKKEAIINIDGTISETTGECKQGIDISYNGKWGYAPLVVSLEKTREPLYIINRSGNAPSHLGSAKWVDKTLDLLDGTFKKLYVRGDTDFSLTSNFDKWDQRCTFVFGMDARSNLIKIADALSDSCWQIFEKQMQTIKTSPRKRPENVKLQVVKKRNFKRLETACEHIAEFEYNPHVLADTTKHETLANFEKWS